The Phragmites australis chromosome 15, lpPhrAust1.1, whole genome shotgun sequence genome window below encodes:
- the LOC133892370 gene encoding probable serine/threonine-protein kinase WNK1 isoform X1 — translation MMSTKANTADCPEYAEVDPTGRYGRFNDVLGKGASKTVYRAFDEYQGMEVAWNQVKLHDFLQSPEDLERLYCEIHLLKTLKHRNIMKFYTSWVDVSRRNINFITEMFTSGTLRQYRQKHMRVNIWAVKHWCRQILSGLLYLHSHDPPIIHRDLKCDNIFVNGNQGEVKIGDLGLAAILRKSHAVHCVGTPEFMAPEVYEEEYNELVDIYSFGMCVLEMVTFEYPYSECTHPVQIYKKVISGTKPEALYKVKDPMVRQFVEKCLATASQRLSARELLEDPFLQCDDMAFSSEDGDYNETSKFLQQPSYLGNAYSNGSMMSNGFSESIDEDTPTEDRWDCEDDDMKGQYSINLFNGHEDEPLGNVDITIKGRKSEDGGIFLRLRIADNDGHVRNIYFPFDIEADTALSVATEMVAELDITDHEVTRIADMIDGEVSALVPDWRPGPGIEEAPDKSYCHNCGSNVSSCGSLYAYMSSTARGCQCAELHGRFEEITFPADGEQCNLQDSQGSYDDGGGQTEHYVKGKVSTLVNGFVQMGRRGPSNQLCFSSFQEQSCSFNQYENDTNHQVNGFDMKHEIKIAKYKARKMAQLKRAIHPSLDFDNANGLSRMKPSLNKLQSFHIGKNNNFRVPTCERRSDAGSANHHSNMNNQVWQRSHPGPGAQRARHCEVDAESNEDCMFTARSYYTGAQLPQNLPRTKSVPLNAVDA, via the exons ATGATGAGCACCAAGGCCAACACCGCCGACTGCCCGGAGTACGCGGAGGTCGATCCCACCGGCCGGTACGGACGG TTCAACGACGTTCTTGGCAAGGGCGCGTCCAAGACCGT GTACAGGGCGTTCGACGAGTACCAGGGGATGGAGGTGGCGTGGAACCAAGTGAAGCTGCATGACTTCCTGCAGAGCCCGGAGGACTTGGAGCGGCTCTACTGCGAGATCCACCTCCTCAAGACGCTCAAGCACCGCAACATCATGAAGTTCTATACCTCCTGGGTCGACGTCTCTCGCCGCAACATCAACTTCATCACCGAGATGTTCACCTCCGGCACCCTCCGCCA GTACAGGCAGAAGCACATGAGGGTGAACATATGGGCGGTGAAGCACTGGTGCCGGCAAATCCTCAGCGGCCTGCTGTACCTGCACAGCCACGATCCGCCCATCATCCACCGGGACCTCAAGTGTGACAACATCTTCGTGAACGGCAACCAGGGCGAGGTCAAGATCGGCGACCTCGGCCTCGCCGCCATCCTCCGTAAGTCCCATGCCGTCCACTGTGTAG GCACACCGGAGTTCATGGCGCCGGAGGTGTACGAGGAGGAGTACAATGAGCTGGTTGACATATACTCGTTCGGGATGTGTGTGCTCGAGATGGTCACCTTCGAGTACCCGTACAGCGAGTGCACGCACCCGGTGCAGATCTACAAGAAAGTGATATCT GGTACTAAGCCTGAAGCTTTGTACAAGGTGAAAGATCCAATGGTGAGGCAATTTGTTGAGAAGTGCTTAGCAACGGCATCGCAGAGGCTCTCCGCGAGAGAGTTGCTCGAGGACCCCTTCCTACAGTGTGATGACATGGCTTTTTCTTCGGAGGATGGGGATTACAACGAAACGAGCAAATTCCTGCAGCAGCCTTCTTATCTAGGGAATGCTTATAGCAATGGCTCTATGATGAGTAATGGATTCTCAGAAAGCATTGATGAAGATACACCGACTGAAGATAGATGGGACTGTGAGGATGATGACATGAAAGGCCAATATAGCATCAACTTGTTCAACGGGCACGAAGATGAGCCTCTTGGCAATGTGGATATCACAATCAAAGGGAGAAAGAGTGAGGATGGAGGCATCTTCCTCAGACTACGAATTGCTGATAACGATG GACATGTGCGGAACATCTATTTTCCTTTTGACATTGAGGCTGATACTGCATTAAGCGTCGCAACTGAAATGGTAGCTGAGCTGGATATAACTGACCATGAAGTTACTCGAATAGCTGACATGATCGATGGTGAGGTCAGTGCATTGGTGCCAGATTGGAGGCCTGGTCCGGGCATAGAGGAAGCTCCGGACAAGTCATACTGCCATAATTGTGGATCCAATGTGTCGTCGTGTGGTTCACTTTACGCCTACATGTCATCAACTGCTCGAGGCTGCCAATGTGCGGAGCTACATGGGCGGTTTGAGGAGATCACGTTCCCAGCCGATGGAGAGCAGTGTAATTTGCAGGATTCTCAAGGGAGCTACGACGATGGAGGCGGCCAAACGGAGCATTATGTCAAAGGCAAGGTGTCCACTCTCGTGAATGGCTTCGTACAGATGGGTAGAAGAGGTCCTTCTAATCAGCTTTGCTTCAGTTCATTCCAAGAACAGTCCTGTTCGTTTAATCAATATGAGAATGACACTAACCATCAGGTGAATGGGTTCGACATGAAGCATGAGATAAAGATTGCCAAGTACAAAGCGCGGAAAATGGCACAGCTTAAGAGAGCTATTCATCCATCTCTTGACTTCGACAACGCAAATGGATTAAGTAGGATGAAACCTTCACTGAACAAGCTGCAATCTTTTCATATTGGAAAGAACAACAATTTTCGCGTACCGACCTGCGAGCGAAGGTCAGACGCAGGAAGCGCCAATCATCACTCAAACATGAACAATCAAGTGTGGCAGCGCAGTCACCCCGGTCCGGGAGCCCAGAGGGCCCGGCATTGTGAGGTCGACGCCGAAAGCAATGAAGATTGTATGTTTACAGCCAGGAGCTACTATACCGGAGCTCAGTTGCCGCAAAATCTCCCAAGAACCAAATCTGTACCCTTAAATGCTGTCGATGCCTGA
- the LOC133892370 gene encoding probable serine/threonine-protein kinase WNK1 isoform X2 gives MMSTKANTADCPEYAEVDPTGRYGRFNDVLGKGASKTVYRAFDEYQGMEVAWNQVKLHDFLQSPEDLERLYCEIHLLKTLKHRNIMKFYTSWVDVSRRNINFITEMFTSGTLRQYRQKHMRVNIWAVKHWCRQILSGLLYLHSHDPPIIHRDLKCDNIFVNGNQGEVKIGDLGLAAILRTPEFMAPEVYEEEYNELVDIYSFGMCVLEMVTFEYPYSECTHPVQIYKKVISGTKPEALYKVKDPMVRQFVEKCLATASQRLSARELLEDPFLQCDDMAFSSEDGDYNETSKFLQQPSYLGNAYSNGSMMSNGFSESIDEDTPTEDRWDCEDDDMKGQYSINLFNGHEDEPLGNVDITIKGRKSEDGGIFLRLRIADNDGHVRNIYFPFDIEADTALSVATEMVAELDITDHEVTRIADMIDGEVSALVPDWRPGPGIEEAPDKSYCHNCGSNVSSCGSLYAYMSSTARGCQCAELHGRFEEITFPADGEQCNLQDSQGSYDDGGGQTEHYVKGKVSTLVNGFVQMGRRGPSNQLCFSSFQEQSCSFNQYENDTNHQVNGFDMKHEIKIAKYKARKMAQLKRAIHPSLDFDNANGLSRMKPSLNKLQSFHIGKNNNFRVPTCERRSDAGSANHHSNMNNQVWQRSHPGPGAQRARHCEVDAESNEDCMFTARSYYTGAQLPQNLPRTKSVPLNAVDA, from the exons ATGATGAGCACCAAGGCCAACACCGCCGACTGCCCGGAGTACGCGGAGGTCGATCCCACCGGCCGGTACGGACGG TTCAACGACGTTCTTGGCAAGGGCGCGTCCAAGACCGT GTACAGGGCGTTCGACGAGTACCAGGGGATGGAGGTGGCGTGGAACCAAGTGAAGCTGCATGACTTCCTGCAGAGCCCGGAGGACTTGGAGCGGCTCTACTGCGAGATCCACCTCCTCAAGACGCTCAAGCACCGCAACATCATGAAGTTCTATACCTCCTGGGTCGACGTCTCTCGCCGCAACATCAACTTCATCACCGAGATGTTCACCTCCGGCACCCTCCGCCA GTACAGGCAGAAGCACATGAGGGTGAACATATGGGCGGTGAAGCACTGGTGCCGGCAAATCCTCAGCGGCCTGCTGTACCTGCACAGCCACGATCCGCCCATCATCCACCGGGACCTCAAGTGTGACAACATCTTCGTGAACGGCAACCAGGGCGAGGTCAAGATCGGCGACCTCGGCCTCGCCGCCATCCTCC GCACACCGGAGTTCATGGCGCCGGAGGTGTACGAGGAGGAGTACAATGAGCTGGTTGACATATACTCGTTCGGGATGTGTGTGCTCGAGATGGTCACCTTCGAGTACCCGTACAGCGAGTGCACGCACCCGGTGCAGATCTACAAGAAAGTGATATCT GGTACTAAGCCTGAAGCTTTGTACAAGGTGAAAGATCCAATGGTGAGGCAATTTGTTGAGAAGTGCTTAGCAACGGCATCGCAGAGGCTCTCCGCGAGAGAGTTGCTCGAGGACCCCTTCCTACAGTGTGATGACATGGCTTTTTCTTCGGAGGATGGGGATTACAACGAAACGAGCAAATTCCTGCAGCAGCCTTCTTATCTAGGGAATGCTTATAGCAATGGCTCTATGATGAGTAATGGATTCTCAGAAAGCATTGATGAAGATACACCGACTGAAGATAGATGGGACTGTGAGGATGATGACATGAAAGGCCAATATAGCATCAACTTGTTCAACGGGCACGAAGATGAGCCTCTTGGCAATGTGGATATCACAATCAAAGGGAGAAAGAGTGAGGATGGAGGCATCTTCCTCAGACTACGAATTGCTGATAACGATG GACATGTGCGGAACATCTATTTTCCTTTTGACATTGAGGCTGATACTGCATTAAGCGTCGCAACTGAAATGGTAGCTGAGCTGGATATAACTGACCATGAAGTTACTCGAATAGCTGACATGATCGATGGTGAGGTCAGTGCATTGGTGCCAGATTGGAGGCCTGGTCCGGGCATAGAGGAAGCTCCGGACAAGTCATACTGCCATAATTGTGGATCCAATGTGTCGTCGTGTGGTTCACTTTACGCCTACATGTCATCAACTGCTCGAGGCTGCCAATGTGCGGAGCTACATGGGCGGTTTGAGGAGATCACGTTCCCAGCCGATGGAGAGCAGTGTAATTTGCAGGATTCTCAAGGGAGCTACGACGATGGAGGCGGCCAAACGGAGCATTATGTCAAAGGCAAGGTGTCCACTCTCGTGAATGGCTTCGTACAGATGGGTAGAAGAGGTCCTTCTAATCAGCTTTGCTTCAGTTCATTCCAAGAACAGTCCTGTTCGTTTAATCAATATGAGAATGACACTAACCATCAGGTGAATGGGTTCGACATGAAGCATGAGATAAAGATTGCCAAGTACAAAGCGCGGAAAATGGCACAGCTTAAGAGAGCTATTCATCCATCTCTTGACTTCGACAACGCAAATGGATTAAGTAGGATGAAACCTTCACTGAACAAGCTGCAATCTTTTCATATTGGAAAGAACAACAATTTTCGCGTACCGACCTGCGAGCGAAGGTCAGACGCAGGAAGCGCCAATCATCACTCAAACATGAACAATCAAGTGTGGCAGCGCAGTCACCCCGGTCCGGGAGCCCAGAGGGCCCGGCATTGTGAGGTCGACGCCGAAAGCAATGAAGATTGTATGTTTACAGCCAGGAGCTACTATACCGGAGCTCAGTTGCCGCAAAATCTCCCAAGAACCAAATCTGTACCCTTAAATGCTGTCGATGCCTGA